Proteins encoded by one window of Lacipirellulaceae bacterium:
- the hemE gene encoding uroporphyrinogen decarboxylase, with translation MSNPTFQHRTIAAFESRRAEDTLRMIERLEGRAFVSPSMRETPVEENEPLVDFAHRLITGQVDVMILLTGVGTRQFIERVEKRVDRERLINALEDIQTVVRGPKPLAALRELGISPSIVVPEPNTWREILETLDQVLPVTNLRVAVQEYGVPNISLTAGLEARGATVEAVKIYNWELPEDLGPLKQNVQRLAQGDVDLAMFTSGQQVVHLLKVAQQLDLETDVRHAFQKTVVASIGPTTSEVLRDHQLPVDFEPSHPKLGHLISESAQESATLIGKKNRSAHLAAKPQAEDVPAWYDSPFMKACRREPVPYTPVWLMRQAGRYMAEYREVRAQTTFLELCKNPKLCSEVMCTAVEKLGVDAAIIFSDLLPILEPMGFDLEFTPGDGPQIHNPVRMAGDLDRVKELENLDSLDFVFDTVSQTRADLPEDLPLIGFSGLPFTLASYAIEGGSSRSFLHTKKLMYTDQTAWDELLARLSRSITRYLNAQIEAGAQAVQLFDSWVGCLGPDDYRQYVLPHVKSIIEGITLGTPIIHFGTGNPALLPLQAEAGGDVIGIDWRIDLADAWKLVGHDRAVQGNLDPLTLLGDEETTRQRVQAILAAAENRPGHIFNLGHGVLKETSVENAQRLVKMVQELSAR, from the coding sequence ATGTCGAATCCCACGTTTCAACATCGCACGATCGCCGCTTTCGAGAGTCGCCGAGCTGAAGACACACTGCGCATGATCGAGCGCCTCGAAGGACGAGCTTTTGTCAGTCCTTCGATGCGTGAAACTCCTGTTGAAGAAAATGAGCCGTTGGTCGATTTCGCCCATCGGCTAATCACCGGCCAAGTCGACGTGATGATTTTGCTTACCGGTGTCGGGACTCGGCAGTTTATCGAGCGTGTCGAGAAGCGTGTTGATCGCGAGCGACTCATCAACGCTTTAGAAGATATCCAAACCGTCGTCCGCGGCCCAAAACCGCTTGCAGCGTTGCGCGAGCTTGGCATCTCGCCATCCATCGTCGTCCCCGAACCAAACACCTGGCGAGAGATTCTGGAGACACTCGACCAAGTCCTCCCAGTCACGAACTTGCGGGTCGCGGTACAAGAGTATGGTGTGCCCAACATCAGTCTCACGGCAGGGCTGGAAGCGCGAGGAGCTACCGTCGAAGCGGTGAAGATCTACAACTGGGAGTTACCCGAAGACCTCGGTCCTCTTAAACAGAACGTGCAGCGTTTGGCGCAAGGCGACGTCGACCTGGCGATGTTTACTTCCGGTCAACAAGTTGTTCATCTCTTGAAAGTGGCTCAGCAGTTGGACTTGGAAACCGACGTCCGTCACGCTTTTCAGAAAACGGTGGTCGCTTCCATTGGACCAACGACCAGTGAAGTCCTCCGAGACCACCAGTTACCTGTGGACTTCGAGCCTTCGCATCCCAAGCTCGGGCATTTGATCTCCGAAAGCGCCCAGGAGTCGGCGACGCTGATCGGCAAGAAAAATCGCTCTGCTCACTTAGCAGCTAAGCCGCAAGCGGAGGACGTTCCCGCTTGGTATGACAGCCCCTTCATGAAAGCGTGCCGTCGCGAGCCCGTGCCGTACACGCCAGTCTGGCTCATGCGTCAAGCGGGCCGCTACATGGCGGAGTATCGTGAAGTCCGCGCTCAGACAACATTTCTGGAACTCTGCAAGAACCCCAAACTCTGTAGCGAGGTGATGTGCACGGCGGTCGAGAAACTCGGCGTCGACGCGGCCATTATCTTCAGCGATCTGCTGCCGATCCTCGAGCCAATGGGCTTCGACCTAGAGTTCACCCCTGGCGACGGTCCGCAGATCCATAACCCGGTGCGCATGGCGGGCGATCTCGATCGCGTCAAAGAACTCGAAAACCTCGATTCGCTTGACTTCGTGTTCGATACCGTTTCGCAAACCAGGGCCGACTTGCCCGAGGATCTACCGCTGATCGGTTTCTCTGGCTTGCCCTTCACGCTCGCCAGTTACGCCATCGAAGGAGGCTCCAGCCGTTCGTTTCTACACACCAAGAAACTGATGTACACGGACCAAACCGCTTGGGATGAGTTATTGGCTCGGCTATCACGTTCGATCACTCGCTACCTGAACGCTCAAATCGAAGCCGGTGCCCAAGCCGTGCAACTCTTTGATAGCTGGGTCGGCTGCCTCGGCCCGGACGACTACCGTCAGTATGTCTTACCCCACGTGAAATCGATTATTGAAGGGATCACCCTCGGCACCCCAATCATCCATTTCGGCACCGGCAACCCCGCACTGCTACCCTTACAAGCCGAAGCAGGGGGTGACGTGATCGGCATCGACTGGCGCATCGACCTTGCTGATGCTTGGAAACTCGTCGGCCACGACCGTGCCGTGCAAGGCAACCTCGACCCACTAACCCTGCTCGGCGACGAAGAAACAACCCGCCAGCGCGTGCAAGCAATCCTAGCCGCCGCAGAGAATCGCCCCGGCCACATCTTCAATCTCGGACACGGCGTGCTCAAAGAAACGTCGGTGGAGAACGCACAGCGGTTGGTGAAGATGGTGCAGGAATTGAGTGCGAGATAA
- a CDS encoding CDGSH iron-sulfur domain-containing protein codes for MADVKITTRPNGPLLVEGPFTLLDSQGKEFTLDESKPAYALCRCGASQNLPFCDGSHKTCGFEADQPAR; via the coding sequence ATGGCCGACGTAAAGATTACCACCCGCCCCAATGGCCCTCTCCTCGTTGAGGGGCCTTTTACTCTGCTTGATTCTCAAGGGAAAGAGTTCACGTTGGACGAAAGCAAGCCCGCCTATGCGCTTTGCCGTTGCGGCGCCTCTCAGAACTTGCCGTTCTGTGATGGCTCGCACAAAACGTGTGGGTTTGAGGCCGACCAGCCTGCCCGTTGA
- a CDS encoding sigma-70 family RNA polymerase sigma factor: MTHKPPTDDSTIVAAVRAGDTQAYGELVKKYQDRLFNTLLRIAGSREDAADLVQDAFVQAFVKLDAFRGDSQFYTWLYRVAMNLALSHRRKEKNRGGPMLSVEQTREAVGEEPVDNHRSVQEEVLSAEQTEQVHAAIGELGDEHRQILVLRELEACSYEQIAEILSMPIGTVRSRLFRARLQLKEKLSSLMGETVPSN, from the coding sequence GTGACCCACAAGCCGCCTACCGACGACTCGACGATTGTTGCCGCGGTAAGGGCTGGGGATACCCAGGCCTACGGCGAATTGGTCAAAAAGTACCAGGATCGGCTGTTCAATACGTTATTGCGAATCGCCGGTTCGCGAGAAGACGCGGCCGACTTGGTCCAGGACGCCTTCGTGCAGGCTTTTGTGAAGCTCGACGCCTTTCGAGGTGACTCGCAGTTCTACACTTGGTTGTACCGTGTGGCGATGAACTTAGCGCTCTCGCACCGCCGGAAAGAGAAGAATCGTGGAGGGCCCATGCTGAGCGTTGAGCAGACACGTGAAGCCGTCGGGGAAGAGCCCGTAGACAATCATCGCAGCGTGCAAGAGGAAGTTCTCTCTGCCGAGCAGACCGAGCAAGTTCACGCCGCGATTGGTGAGCTAGGGGACGAGCATCGGCAGATTCTGGTACTACGAGAGCTGGAAGCCTGCAGCTACGAACAAATTGCCGAGATTCTTTCCATGCCGATCGGAACCGTGCGGAGCCGCTTGTTTCGGGCGCGGCTACAATTGAAGGAGAAGCTGAGTAGCCTGATGGGAGAGACGGTTCCAAGTAATTAG
- a CDS encoding cold shock domain-containing protein: MPEGRIKKLITDKGFGFIEGDRDDLFFHHSEVQGTTIEDLAEGQTVTYEIGQGKKGPCAVSVAPAG; this comes from the coding sequence ATGCCAGAAGGTAGAATTAAGAAGCTGATCACAGACAAGGGTTTTGGTTTCATCGAGGGCGATCGTGACGATCTGTTCTTCCATCACTCGGAAGTTCAAGGCACCACAATCGAAGATCTCGCAGAAGGTCAAACCGTGACTTACGAAATCGGTCAAGGCAAGAAAGGCCCCTGTGCCGTTTCGGTTGCCCCAGCCGGCTGA
- a CDS encoding DUF1559 domain-containing protein — protein sequence MKKPLQESQTKQSTRRFATVLGLIVGVFLLWLTLGSVLLSSSVAHAEVATWDQPDLDTWTYINGGAPGTREQGSTWTGGLSVDQQSGQFNPMTSSNAARFANTLFAFETLNDITTGLAPSAYQVTSVTFTARMQNFFGDSIRYESSAPTATGYLSDFMNQAVDGQQAIELFGVGFRAGYEGFALGSNQTGQRLSEADSVHSGPGASYVAYPTDGDASSPGDYRDVSNNITGGFSATAPGNTTAPFDATPWAIGTARNAADTADLVDGEEVPFDATFTFEIDLTLPGVKEYVQQSLAEGVLGFALSSLHPSVQQSSAGIPRWYFKEADPLDFPGAEAATLTIDYTIAEGLAGDFDENDVVDGADFLFWQRDELGSTALSDWHGNYGSDNPASVIAVPEPAAWVIVVGFVSLLVRSQRCLREIISPRIYPGVDGDAHGSVERARLCTSGLKPRPKSAVIHFDLVGSWLTKRPNCSVEILQDHSHPGMNPGANNSWNLIRKPFPISRLRVGFTLVELLVVIAILGVLVGLLLPAVQAAREAARRGSCQNNLKQIGLATLNYESARRTLPPPQHGAKFEPLGSTLVLLLPYLDQGNRFANYDLTKPYTDPVNASVTTAPIDVYVCRSMQRPSGETAGETLGIGSYIISTRTDNQPSINNGAFDDPADGSYQLKLKHITDGASNTLLVGEINYAFEEREPLARIDQPSGPGTRSSFAWAEGYWAQGSGYLAARAPHLFNNSDRYVATQNSRAFRSDHPGGVQFVKLDGSVLWIGDDSDPEIRRALVTRDGGEVNHSLN from the coding sequence ATGAAAAAGCCTCTGCAAGAGTCGCAAACCAAGCAGTCCACACGGCGTTTCGCAACCGTGCTGGGTCTGATCGTTGGCGTGTTCCTCCTTTGGCTTACGCTGGGGAGCGTTTTATTGAGCAGCAGTGTCGCACATGCCGAAGTCGCCACCTGGGACCAGCCAGATCTTGATACGTGGACTTACATCAATGGCGGTGCACCGGGGACACGCGAGCAAGGCTCGACGTGGACTGGCGGCTTGAGCGTCGATCAGCAATCTGGTCAGTTCAACCCCATGACTTCCAGTAATGCCGCCCGTTTTGCGAACACTCTATTCGCCTTTGAAACGCTCAACGACATCACTACAGGTCTCGCTCCTAGTGCCTACCAAGTCACCTCCGTGACGTTTACGGCTCGGATGCAAAACTTTTTTGGCGACTCAATTCGCTACGAGAGCTCGGCACCAACGGCCACAGGCTACCTGTCTGATTTCATGAATCAGGCTGTCGATGGCCAGCAGGCGATTGAGTTGTTCGGCGTCGGTTTTCGTGCCGGTTACGAGGGCTTTGCTCTAGGTAGTAACCAGACAGGGCAACGCCTGAGTGAAGCTGACAGTGTGCATTCTGGTCCGGGCGCGTCCTATGTTGCATATCCGACTGATGGAGATGCGAGCAGTCCAGGGGACTATCGCGACGTTTCCAACAACATTACCGGTGGCTTCAGTGCAACGGCTCCTGGAAATACAACCGCTCCGTTTGATGCCACTCCTTGGGCGATCGGCACGGCGCGGAACGCGGCAGACACCGCTGACCTTGTCGATGGCGAGGAGGTACCCTTTGACGCGACGTTCACCTTCGAGATCGATCTCACGTTGCCCGGTGTGAAAGAGTATGTCCAGCAATCGCTTGCGGAAGGAGTGCTAGGTTTTGCTCTGTCATCGCTCCATCCCTCGGTACAGCAAAGCAGTGCCGGCATCCCTCGGTGGTATTTCAAAGAAGCTGACCCGTTGGACTTCCCCGGTGCGGAAGCGGCGACTCTGACGATTGATTACACCATCGCAGAGGGGCTTGCTGGTGACTTCGACGAAAACGATGTCGTTGATGGAGCGGATTTTCTGTTCTGGCAACGTGACGAATTGGGCTCGACCGCTTTGAGTGATTGGCACGGGAATTATGGAAGTGACAACCCCGCTAGTGTCATCGCGGTTCCCGAGCCGGCCGCCTGGGTGATTGTTGTCGGCTTTGTCAGTTTGCTCGTTAGGAGCCAGCGATGCCTTCGGGAAATTATTAGCCCCAGGATTTATCCTGGGGTTGACGGAGATGCCCATGGGTCGGTCGAGCGAGCAAGATTGTGTACGAGTGGCTTAAAGCCGAGACCGAAATCAGCCGTGATTCATTTCGACCTCGTTGGGAGTTGGCTGACAAAACGACCCAACTGCTCGGTCGAGATACTTCAAGACCACAGTCACCCCGGGATGAATCCCGGGGCTAATAATTCGTGGAATCTGATTCGCAAACCGTTCCCAATTTCTCGCCTTCGTGTTGGTTTCACTTTGGTCGAACTGCTTGTGGTGATTGCAATTCTCGGCGTGCTTGTGGGCCTGTTGCTGCCGGCAGTGCAAGCTGCCAGAGAAGCTGCTCGGCGGGGAAGTTGCCAGAATAACCTCAAGCAAATCGGACTCGCGACTCTCAACTATGAATCCGCTCGCAGGACACTGCCGCCACCACAGCATGGCGCGAAGTTCGAGCCGCTCGGCAGCACGCTGGTTTTGCTGCTGCCGTACCTTGATCAAGGGAATCGGTTCGCGAATTACGACCTGACAAAGCCCTACACAGACCCCGTGAATGCTAGTGTGACGACGGCTCCGATTGACGTTTATGTCTGCCGCTCAATGCAAAGACCCTCCGGTGAAACCGCAGGTGAGACACTAGGTATAGGGAGCTACATTATCTCGACTCGGACAGACAACCAACCTTCGATCAATAACGGGGCATTTGATGATCCTGCCGATGGGTCCTATCAGTTGAAACTGAAGCATATCACTGATGGCGCCTCGAACACGCTGCTTGTCGGTGAGATCAACTACGCCTTCGAGGAGCGGGAGCCGCTTGCTCGGATCGACCAGCCCAGCGGTCCGGGCACACGCAGTAGCTTTGCTTGGGCGGAAGGTTACTGGGCTCAGGGCTCCGGCTACCTTGCCGCCCGCGCGCCCCACTTGTTCAACAACAGTGATCGCTATGTGGCAACGCAAAATAGCCGTGCGTTCCGTAGTGACCACCCCGGCGGCGTGCAGTTTGTGAAGCTGGACGGCTCCGTGCTGTGGATTGGTGACGATTCCGACCCGGAGATCCGCCGAGCTTTGGTTACCCGTGATGGCGGCGAAGTCAACCACTCGCTCAACTGA
- the hemP gene encoding hemin uptake protein HemP: MAEFKAQNDPSEQKSVEKNQIRTVEAESLLQGEKQILISHSGENYRLIVTRNNRLILQK; the protein is encoded by the coding sequence ATGGCTGAATTCAAGGCCCAAAACGATCCTTCGGAGCAAAAAAGCGTCGAGAAAAATCAGATCCGCACCGTGGAAGCGGAGAGTTTGCTGCAAGGAGAAAAGCAAATCCTCATCAGCCATTCGGGTGAGAACTACCGACTGATTGTGACGCGGAACAATCGGCTGATCCTGCAGAAGTAA
- a CDS encoding CheR family methyltransferase, producing the protein MTPDTTQDTSLPKATEVRAETGSEQVSPASNDAEFRVIGIGASAGGLSALEKLFKAMPAKPGLSFVVVTHLSPDFESALDSILARHTFMPVTLVDDGMEVEANHVYVIPPGKEMIISRGRLLLTDTDRSERMVLPINTFLCSLARDFGERSAAVILSGSGSDGSRGAKAIADAGGMVVVQDPESAEFSSMPRSAMSSSPIDFVALPEEIPRALERAGSHPEQGITGELPSEHEQNVSDLLRLLQTRNGVDFTNYKMGTIVRRLARRAQLASQEMPAYLKSILSDEHEQGVFYQDLLVNVTRFFRDESAFAVLEEEVFPKLLDDLGNRRDIRIWVAACATGEEAYTVAMLIHEQLQARELIADVKIFATDVDRQSLEFAAAGQYTSEQVAAVNAERLEQYFEETAEGTYRVNAELRRMLVFAKHDVLRDAPFTKIDLITCRNMLIYLEPSAQQKALSLFHFGLRSKGYLMLGSSETVGELQKEFSTTDTRASLFQKQRDISLLNKIRLSDPSPRSDSDVLKNRQVRRGQQLADQQIIAAFEQLASAHFPPSFFINESHELVYSTPGANEYLAPAEGRFKNNILEMVVPELRTVLNGALRRAMREDRTISMHGVSLGVGADSKVVNLRVSPQQAQLIEGTIYIASVEEQEDLAEVFQELDQDLVGSTEFENLQNELQMTRESLQSAIQELETSNEELQSTNEELTASNEELQSTNEELHSVNEELYTVNAEHQRKIGELSLLSEDVENLLQSVDVATMFLSEVLLIRKFTPGISAVFQVHEGDIGRSIESFTHTLDYPDLYNDLRSVVENHTRVEREVHSETGTRYLVRILPYLSTSSQDGVILSLIDLTMLDAERRKLHDSELRFRSTFENAAVGIAHVAVDGRWLRVNDRLCEIVEYSKEELLASDFQHITHPKDLDADLERYRSLIAGELSSYSIQKRYIKKSGKSVWINLTVSMQRDDEGKPLYAIAFVQDISKRKQFEAQLKSSIVGRDRFLATLSHELRNPLAAVLSAIRVTQKRSQEGLTRQEEVILRQSEQISRLLDDLLDVARITKNKLTLDRQRLDLNELARSATESFDSQRKDAGLELSLATPTKPVWVDVDRTRLMQVLENLLSNAVKYTPAEGKVRVVVQHDTNDAVLSVIDSGRGIDPDFLPLVFDMFVQSEHSQKQAHGGLGVGLSLVKSLVEMHGGQVDVESDGLGHGSRFIVRLPLAEQASQLTPRPQVELAAVDPCRVLIVEDQQDAREMMIELLELDGHEVTSAADGNQGLEAILSQRPDVALVDIHLPGLDGYQVARQVRSTIDSDSVYLVALTGFGGEKAHQEIMDAGFDEHLVKPVRPGDLNRVLAGRSGVGKR; encoded by the coding sequence ATGACGCCAGACACCACCCAAGATACAAGCCTCCCAAAAGCGACTGAAGTTCGCGCGGAAACAGGATCAGAACAGGTTTCGCCAGCGTCAAATGATGCTGAGTTTCGCGTGATCGGGATCGGTGCCTCTGCGGGGGGGCTGTCTGCACTTGAGAAGCTCTTCAAAGCGATGCCCGCGAAGCCCGGCCTGTCGTTTGTGGTTGTGACCCATCTCTCGCCGGATTTCGAGAGCGCGCTCGATTCGATTCTCGCTCGTCATACCTTCATGCCGGTTACGCTGGTTGATGATGGAATGGAGGTCGAGGCGAACCACGTCTACGTGATCCCTCCTGGAAAGGAGATGATCATTTCCCGTGGCCGCTTACTGTTGACTGACACGGATCGTTCTGAGCGTATGGTCCTGCCAATCAACACTTTTCTTTGTTCTTTGGCGAGAGATTTCGGTGAGCGTTCTGCCGCGGTGATCCTTTCAGGCTCAGGGAGTGACGGCAGTCGCGGAGCCAAAGCGATCGCCGATGCGGGAGGTATGGTTGTGGTGCAGGATCCCGAGTCGGCTGAGTTCTCAAGTATGCCCCGATCGGCAATGAGCAGCAGCCCGATCGACTTTGTCGCGCTGCCAGAAGAGATTCCACGAGCCCTAGAACGGGCTGGCAGTCATCCCGAGCAGGGCATCACTGGAGAATTGCCTAGCGAGCATGAGCAGAACGTGAGCGACTTGCTTAGGCTATTGCAAACGCGAAACGGAGTAGATTTTACCAACTATAAGATGGGCACGATTGTGCGGCGCTTGGCACGACGTGCACAGCTTGCTTCCCAAGAAATGCCGGCCTACTTGAAATCGATCTTGAGTGATGAACATGAACAGGGTGTGTTCTATCAAGATCTGTTGGTGAACGTCACGCGATTTTTTCGAGACGAGTCGGCCTTCGCGGTACTCGAAGAGGAAGTATTTCCTAAACTCCTCGATGACTTAGGAAATAGACGGGACATACGCATCTGGGTTGCCGCTTGTGCTACCGGAGAGGAGGCTTACACGGTAGCCATGTTGATTCACGAGCAACTGCAAGCGCGTGAGTTGATTGCCGACGTCAAGATCTTTGCAACCGATGTCGATCGACAGTCGCTGGAATTCGCTGCCGCTGGCCAGTATACCTCCGAACAAGTCGCGGCGGTCAATGCCGAGCGACTTGAGCAGTACTTTGAAGAGACGGCAGAGGGCACTTATCGCGTCAATGCAGAGCTTCGCCGCATGTTGGTGTTCGCTAAGCACGACGTGCTTCGTGATGCACCGTTTACCAAGATAGACCTGATCACATGTCGCAACATGTTGATCTACCTAGAGCCGAGCGCCCAGCAAAAAGCGTTGTCGTTGTTTCACTTTGGGCTACGGTCCAAAGGCTATTTGATGCTTGGTTCTAGCGAGACCGTAGGCGAACTGCAGAAAGAGTTTTCAACGACCGATACGCGTGCCTCTCTATTTCAAAAGCAACGCGACATCAGTTTGCTCAATAAAATAAGGCTTTCCGATCCGTCGCCGCGCTCGGATTCCGATGTCTTGAAGAATCGTCAAGTACGACGGGGTCAGCAACTGGCTGATCAGCAGATTATTGCCGCGTTCGAGCAACTCGCCAGTGCCCATTTTCCACCGTCGTTCTTCATCAACGAGTCGCATGAGTTGGTTTATAGTACGCCGGGTGCGAATGAGTACTTAGCCCCAGCCGAGGGAAGGTTCAAGAATAACATTCTCGAAATGGTCGTTCCTGAGTTGCGTACAGTACTCAATGGGGCTCTGCGGCGAGCGATGCGTGAAGATCGCACGATCTCGATGCATGGAGTTAGCCTGGGAGTTGGTGCCGATTCGAAGGTGGTCAATCTTCGTGTATCCCCGCAGCAGGCCCAACTGATTGAGGGCACGATTTACATTGCCTCGGTTGAGGAGCAGGAAGACCTGGCTGAAGTCTTTCAGGAGTTAGATCAGGATCTTGTCGGTTCCACGGAGTTTGAGAACTTGCAGAACGAATTGCAGATGACTCGCGAAAGTCTGCAGTCGGCCATTCAGGAGCTTGAAACTAGCAACGAAGAACTGCAAAGCACCAACGAAGAACTCACCGCCAGCAACGAGGAACTCCAGAGTACGAACGAAGAGCTCCATTCAGTGAATGAAGAGCTCTATACGGTCAATGCCGAACATCAACGTAAGATCGGCGAACTTTCGCTCCTGAGCGAAGACGTCGAGAATCTGCTGCAAAGCGTGGATGTCGCGACGATGTTCCTGAGTGAAGTCTTGCTGATCCGCAAGTTCACGCCGGGGATCAGTGCGGTTTTTCAGGTGCATGAGGGAGATATCGGGCGTTCCATCGAGTCATTCACGCATACGCTCGACTATCCTGATTTGTACAACGATCTGAGGTCCGTTGTTGAGAACCACACGCGGGTGGAGAGGGAAGTTCACAGTGAAACGGGGACTCGCTACTTGGTGCGGATTCTGCCTTATCTCTCGACCTCTTCGCAAGACGGGGTAATCCTGTCGTTGATTGATTTGACAATGCTCGATGCAGAGCGTCGTAAACTGCATGACAGTGAACTGCGGTTCCGCAGCACGTTTGAGAATGCGGCGGTCGGAATCGCGCACGTGGCAGTGGATGGCCGTTGGCTGCGAGTGAATGATCGGCTGTGCGAGATAGTCGAGTACAGCAAGGAGGAGTTGCTCGCCTCAGACTTCCAGCACATTACCCACCCCAAAGATCTGGATGCAGACCTAGAGCGTTATCGTTCACTGATCGCCGGCGAGTTATCCAGCTATTCGATCCAGAAGCGATACATTAAGAAGTCAGGCAAGTCGGTTTGGATCAACTTAACCGTTTCGATGCAGCGAGACGACGAAGGGAAGCCGCTCTACGCGATTGCGTTTGTTCAGGACATTTCCAAGCGAAAGCAGTTCGAGGCGCAGCTCAAGAGTTCTATCGTGGGGCGTGATCGTTTCCTGGCGACTTTGTCGCACGAGTTGCGTAATCCGTTAGCTGCCGTGTTGAGTGCGATTCGCGTTACCCAGAAACGCTCGCAAGAAGGACTCACGCGGCAAGAGGAGGTTATTCTCCGCCAATCGGAGCAAATCTCGCGACTGTTGGACGACTTACTGGATGTGGCACGGATTACCAAGAACAAGCTAACGCTCGACCGCCAACGGTTGGATCTCAACGAACTAGCACGCTCGGCCACTGAGTCGTTCGATTCTCAGCGGAAGGATGCGGGGCTCGAGCTTTCTCTGGCAACACCGACTAAACCCGTTTGGGTGGATGTGGATCGTACGCGACTCATGCAGGTGCTGGAAAATCTGCTTTCGAATGCCGTTAAGTATACCCCCGCCGAAGGAAAGGTTCGGGTCGTCGTCCAACACGATACTAACGACGCGGTACTGTCGGTTATCGATTCGGGGCGGGGGATCGATCCCGATTTCTTGCCTCTGGTGTTCGACATGTTCGTGCAGTCGGAACATAGTCAGAAACAGGCGCATGGTGGTTTAGGGGTGGGGCTTTCGTTGGTGAAATCGCTTGTGGAGATGCATGGCGGACAAGTCGATGTGGAGAGTGACGGACTTGGGCATGGCAGCCGGTTCATTGTGCGATTGCCGTTAGCAGAGCAGGCGAGCCAACTAACGCCCCGACCGCAAGTTGAACTGGCAGCCGTTGATCCGTGCCGCGTGTTAATCGTTGAAGACCAACAGGACGCGCGTGAAATGATGATCGAGTTGCTGGAACTCGACGGTCACGAGGTGACCAGTGCTGCCGATGGTAACCAGGGACTGGAAGCGATTCTTTCGCAGCGCCCGGACGTCGCGCTCGTCGATATTCACTTGCCAGGGCTGGATGGTTACCAAGTGGCCCGACAGGTGCGGTCAACCATCGACTCCGACTCCGTCTATCTAGTGGCGTTAACGGGTTTTGGTGGCGAGAAGGCTCATCAAGAGATTATGGACGCAGGCTTCGACGAGCATCTTGTGAAACCCGTGCGGCCAGGTGATCTCAATCGCGTACTGGCGGGGCGGTCTGGCGTCGGCAAGCGGTGA
- a CDS encoding response regulator, whose product MYNDEVTVLLVDDDDVDIRVVQRAFQKAGVANEMVIARDGIEALEQLRGTEEKPAIAGPVLVLLDLNMPRMTGLEFLQELRADAQLHHTIVFVLTTSDDQADRMAAYEQNVAGYLLKHEAGRDFLTHLAMLQKFLVTVRFPTTANAGNVPWEFQPVVQF is encoded by the coding sequence ATGTACAATGATGAAGTCACAGTATTGCTAGTCGACGACGACGATGTCGATATTCGCGTAGTGCAACGGGCTTTTCAGAAGGCCGGTGTTGCCAACGAAATGGTGATTGCCCGAGACGGTATCGAAGCGCTGGAGCAGTTACGCGGCACCGAAGAGAAGCCCGCGATTGCTGGTCCGGTTCTCGTGCTCTTGGATTTGAACATGCCACGGATGACCGGCTTGGAGTTTTTGCAAGAACTACGTGCCGACGCGCAGCTACACCACACGATCGTGTTTGTGTTGACGACCTCCGATGATCAGGCAGATCGCATGGCGGCTTACGAGCAGAACGTGGCCGGCTATCTGCTAAAGCATGAAGCGGGGCGTGACTTCCTGACCCACCTTGCGATGCTGCAGAAATTCCTGGTTACGGTGCGATTCCCCACCACGGCTAACGCCGGGAACGTCCCGTGGGAGTTTCAACCTGTAGTTCAGTTCTAA